Proteins encoded by one window of bacterium:
- a CDS encoding type IV secretion system DNA-binding domain-containing protein, whose protein sequence is MVYEFLGFSVDIASLEIFVIFLMAVFFVIVILSAVITRLLAQEEMKRSLNMALFLVTLPKQVKDETKEKEKNEKELVAVMEQLYATLAKLDTNFLYGPSHFSFEIAVASTSQEIGFYVGAPRKFEKLIEKQIHSFYATAQVERVEDYNIFMPTSFVAGKTLTLSNDFLFPIRTYQNLEFDPLNNITNTLSKLPIGEGASVQLLIKPVSSSWKFKSFHFIKQVQKEGLQKAVTDQKFVSKINKIFQSKPKKDPNNPVSEELYRLSPLDEEAIKLIEGKANKTGFMVNIRIIAAAPEQERAKDIVNEIERAFSQFEWPNLNSFKIGKIESDKERSLSKFSYNFIFRNFEKSKPMILNTEELASIFHFPTIVLETPKVKWLATKNAPPPQNLSAEGLILGYNIYRGEEMVIKIAREDRRRHLYAIGQTGTGKSNFFAEMIKRDIAAGEGVCVIDPHGDLVDNVLTCIPENRVEDVIVFDPSDTVRPLGLNMLEVASEDQKDFAVQEMITIFYKLFPPEMIGPMFEHNMRNVMLTLMADAEYPGTIAEIPRMFTDTEFQKLKVSKVTNPVVRSFWEKEMAKTSDFHKSEMLGYLISKIGRFVENSMMRNIIGQEKSGFNLREIMDKQKILLVNLSKGKTGEVNSSLLGLIIVSKLQMAAMSRTDIPQEQRKDFYLYIDEFHNFTTDSIATILSEARKYRLNLNIAHQFIAQLPENIRDAVFGNVGTLVSFRIGADDAEFVAKQFMPVFNEQDLINIDNYNAYIKLMINGTVNRSFNMHIYAPTKGSTEIALAVKELSRLKYGRPREIVEKRILERSQLGSSLAKSSATMVPGEKIS, encoded by the coding sequence ATGGTATACGAATTCTTAGGTTTCTCGGTTGATATCGCGTCTTTGGAAATTTTTGTTATTTTTTTAATGGCAGTTTTTTTTGTTATTGTCATTCTTAGCGCTGTTATAACGCGGTTACTTGCTCAAGAGGAGATGAAACGCTCATTGAACATGGCGCTTTTTCTTGTTACTTTGCCCAAACAGGTCAAAGACGAAACAAAAGAGAAAGAAAAAAATGAAAAAGAGCTTGTGGCTGTGATGGAGCAGCTTTATGCGACTCTGGCAAAGCTAGATACCAATTTTTTGTATGGACCGTCGCATTTTTCTTTTGAGATCGCAGTCGCGTCAACTTCGCAAGAGATCGGTTTTTATGTAGGCGCTCCAAGGAAATTTGAAAAATTGATAGAAAAACAAATTCATAGTTTTTATGCCACGGCTCAGGTTGAGCGGGTAGAAGATTATAATATATTTATGCCGACTTCATTCGTGGCCGGCAAGACCCTTACTCTGAGCAATGATTTTTTATTTCCCATAAGAACTTATCAAAATTTAGAATTTGATCCTCTGAATAATATTACCAACACCCTTAGTAAGCTTCCTATCGGAGAGGGAGCTTCGGTTCAATTGTTAATAAAGCCGGTATCTAGCAGCTGGAAATTTAAAAGTTTTCATTTTATCAAGCAAGTTCAAAAGGAGGGTTTGCAAAAAGCCGTTACTGACCAGAAATTCGTCAGTAAGATCAATAAAATATTTCAATCAAAGCCTAAAAAAGACCCTAATAATCCTGTTTCCGAAGAATTATACAGGCTTTCTCCTCTTGATGAAGAAGCGATCAAGCTAATCGAAGGAAAGGCGAATAAGACGGGTTTTATGGTCAACATTAGGATTATTGCCGCGGCGCCGGAGCAGGAGCGCGCAAAAGATATTGTTAACGAAATTGAAAGGGCGTTTAGCCAATTCGAATGGCCGAATTTAAATAGTTTCAAGATCGGAAAGATAGAATCGGACAAAGAGAGGTCTTTGAGCAAATTTTCCTATAATTTTATTTTTCGAAATTTTGAAAAAAGCAAACCGATGATCCTTAATACGGAGGAACTGGCCAGCATTTTCCATTTTCCGACCATTGTTTTGGAAACGCCAAAGGTTAAATGGCTCGCGACTAAAAATGCCCCGCCGCCTCAAAATTTATCCGCCGAAGGTTTGATTTTGGGTTATAATATTTATCGCGGCGAGGAAATGGTGATAAAAATTGCCAGAGAAGATAGAAGGCGGCATCTTTACGCTATCGGCCAGACCGGAACCGGCAAGTCTAATTTTTTTGCGGAAATGATCAAAAGAGATATTGCCGCCGGGGAAGGCGTTTGCGTTATTGATCCTCACGGTGATCTGGTGGATAATGTTTTGACTTGCATTCCAGAGAACCGCGTGGAAGATGTGATTGTTTTTGATCCATCCGATACAGTGCGCCCGCTTGGCTTGAATATGCTTGAAGTTGCCAGTGAAGACCAGAAAGATTTTGCCGTGCAAGAGATGATCACGATATTCTATAAATTATTTCCTCCGGAAATGATCGGTCCGATGTTCGAACATAATATGAGAAATGTTATGCTGACTCTGATGGCGGACGCTGAATATCCCGGAACGATCGCGGAAATACCAAGAATGTTCACGGATACCGAATTTCAGAAACTAAAAGTAAGTAAAGTGACCAATCCGGTAGTGCGGTCTTTTTGGGAAAAAGAAATGGCTAAAACCAGCGATTTCCATAAGTCAGAAATGCTTGGCTACTTGATCTCGAAGATCGGTCGGTTCGTGGAAAACTCGATGATGCGCAATATAATCGGACAAGAAAAATCGGGATTTAATTTGAGAGAAATTATGGATAAGCAGAAAATATTATTGGTAAATCTTTCCAAAGGAAAAACAGGCGAGGTTAATTCGAGCCTTCTGGGTTTGATTATCGTTTCAAAACTTCAAATGGCGGCAATGAGTCGGACAGATATTCCCCAAGAGCAAAGAAAAGATTTCTATTTGTATATTGATGAGTTCCATAATTTTACGACCGATTCGATCGCCACCATTCTTTCGGAAGCCAGAAAGTATCGCTTGAATTTGAACATTGCCCATCAATTCATAGCTCAATTGCCGGAAAATATCAGAGATGCGGTTTTTGGCAATGTGGGCACTTTGGTTTCATTTCGAATTGGCGCCGATGACGCGGAATTTGTCGCTAAGCAGTTTATGCCGGTATTTAACGAGCAAGACCTGATAAATATCGATAATTATAACGCTTATATCAAATTAATGATAAATGGAACGGTTAATCGGTCTTTTAATATGCATATTTACGCTCCTACCAAAGGAAGTACCGAGATCGCATTGGCGGTAAAAGAATTATCCCGTTTGAAATACGGCAGGCCGAGGGAGATCGTGGAAAAAAGAATTTTAGAGCGAAGCCAACTCGGATCGTCTTTGGCAAAATCTTCCGCGACAATGGTGCCGGGAGAAAAGATTAGCTAG
- a CDS encoding ribonuclease HII: protein MAPNFEYENKLIGSGFSGICGIDEVGRGPLAGPVVAAAILINAELFKDLSGFKGINDSKKLSAIRREKWYEILTKRENIKWGIGIISEKIIDEVNILEATKLAMLEALKKMIRQSAKQPDFLLIDGNFILENIDLNQKAVIRGDAKVISIAAASIIAKVTRDRMMQKFHEDYPEYGFDKHKGYGTRLHCEMIKKYGPCAIHRRSFEPTKSLTKR from the coding sequence ATGGCGCCGAATTTTGAATATGAAAACAAGCTAATAGGTTCCGGTTTTTCCGGAATTTGCGGAATTGACGAAGTCGGCAGAGGCCCTTTGGCCGGACCGGTGGTAGCGGCAGCGATTCTGATTAACGCGGAATTATTCAAGGATCTGTCTGGTTTCAAAGGCATTAACGATTCAAAAAAATTAAGCGCAATCAGGCGAGAGAAATGGTATGAGATTCTGACTAAGCGCGAAAATATCAAATGGGGAATCGGGATTATTTCAGAAAAAATAATTGACGAGGTGAATATTCTGGAAGCAACGAAACTTGCAATGCTGGAAGCGCTTAAAAAAATGATCCGCCAGTCGGCCAAGCAGCCTGATTTTCTATTGATCGACGGTAATTTTATTTTGGAAAATATTGATTTAAACCAAAAAGCCGTTATTAGGGGTGATGCGAAAGTAATTTCCATTGCCGCCGCTTCGATCATTGCCAAAGTGACCCGCGATCGTATGATGCAGAAATTCCACGAAGATTATCCCGAATATGGCTTCGATAAGCACAAAGGTTATGGCACTCGGTTGCATTGCGAAATGATCAAGAAATATGGTCCTTGCGCGATACACAGGAGAAGTTTTGAACCGACAAAATCATTGACAAAACGCTAA